One part of the Mesorhizobium sp. M4B.F.Ca.ET.058.02.1.1 genome encodes these proteins:
- a CDS encoding NAD(P)H-dependent oxidoreductase, with the protein MNIPTEGEKHGAHLHRSRPPRAQQLQRRPDPRRTGLSAAGHEVVVSDLYAIGFNPISDRRNFTTIRDANYYRQQSEEANAAAHDGFAPDIQAEMGKLFWCDALILQFPLWWFGLPAILKGWVDRVFASRRPHLWRRQML; encoded by the coding sequence GTGAACATTCCGACCGAGGGGGAAAAGCACGGCGCGCATCTTCATCGATCACGCCCACCCCGAGCCCAACAGCTTCAACGGCGCCCTGACCCGCGCCGCACAGGGTTGTCTGCGGCGGGACACGAAGTTGTTGTCTCAGATCTCTATGCTATCGGCTTCAACCCAATATCAGATCGTCGCAACTTCACGACGATACGCGACGCAAACTACTACCGTCAGCAGTCTGAGGAGGCGAACGCGGCTGCCCATGACGGGTTCGCGCCGGACATCCAGGCGGAGATGGGCAAGCTTTTCTGGTGCGACGCCTTGATCCTGCAGTTCCCGCTCTGGTGGTTCGGGCTGCCGGCGATCCTCAAGGGCTGGGTTGACCGAGTGTTCGCGTCCCGGCGGCCGCATCTATGGCGGCGGCAA